The Aggregicoccus sp. 17bor-14 genome contains the following window.
GCTGCAGCAGGTTCTTCTGCACGTCGTTGCCCAGAGCCTTGAGCGGGCTCACGTAGAGCACCTGCGTGCTGTCCGCGAGCGTGCCGTCCAGCGCCTCGCGGAAGAGCCGGTCGAGCGCCGCGAGGAACGCCGTCAGCGTCTTGCCGCTGCCCGTGGGCGCGGCGATGAGCACGTCGTGCCCCGCCCCGATGAGCGGCCAGCCCTCCACCTGCGGGCGGCTCGGCTCCCCGAGCCGCTCGGCGAACCAGCGGCGCACCACCGGATGGAAGGCCGCGAGCGCCGGGTGCGCCGCGGCCATGGCGTGGAAGTCGAGCGAGATCTGCGGGGCCATGCGGACTGCGAGCCTGAACACAGGTACAGCGGCCCGTCAACCGACCCCGGGTGAGTCTCCGAGCCCCGGGAACGTCAGGCCTTGATGGAGCGGTTGCCGCTCAACTTTCCACCTTTGCGCTGCGGCGAGTCCTCGCGCGAGAGGGTGGGCACCTTGTTGCGCCCCTTGCGCGTGCGACCCGTGGCCTTCGAGGCCTCGGCCTGCAGCTTCTTCGCCTTCTGCTTTTTCACGGACGCCATGTGGGGACTCCCTCCTGGAAAGAGTGTGTCCCCACCAACGTGGCATCGGCCGGTGCGTTGCGGCACCGGGGGTCCGCGGCAGCCCGCTCGCGAGATCGCGAAGGGCGATGCGACGGACGCCGCGCAGACCGCATGCGCAGCGGACGGGCAGACGGGTGCACCTTCACGCCCGAGGCGCAGTAGCGCTGCCGCGGGCACCTCTGACCGGCGCCACCCGCGCGAGCTGCGCGAGGAGGAGGAAGAGCACGAGCGCCACGACCTCGCCGACCAGCAGGTACCAGGGCCAGGGGCCGAAGGCGTCCAGCAGCGTGGGGGTACTCGGCTTGCGGCACAGGTACAGGTAGTTGGTGCCGAGGAGCTGGTTCACCGCGCCGATGAAGAGCGCGTAGAGGTTCGTCCAGCCGAGCACGCGCAAGACGGCGCGACGCCCCGGGCGCATTCCCACGCCCCAGGTGAGCACCACCGCGGTGACGACCACTCCAGCGTGCAGCGCGAAGAAGGCGAGGAAGCGCGGGTGGGGAAAGGCCGCGGCGAGCTCGGGCGTCACCATGGCGAGCAGCGAGCCCGCGAGGCCCCAGAAGTAGGTGAGCTCGTAGGCGAGCTGCCGGCGCGTGAGCAGCGCGATGCATGCGAGCAGCAGCGCCACGTCGCATAGCTGCAGCGGGAGCACGTCCAGCCAGCCCGCGCCCCACCCGCCTTCGATCACGATGTCCGTAAGGGCGAGCGTGAGGAGGACTGCGCCCAGCGCCCGCGTCGGACAGCCGTGGCCGCGGCGGCAGCGCAGCACGAGCACCGCGGTGACGAGCACCGTCAGCGCGAGCGTGGCGAGGTGGGCGGGTCCGAAGAGGGTGAAGCGCGGGGGCATGGAGTCAGCTCAACTCGACGGTGATGGCCTCGAGCACCGTGGCCAGTCCACAGAGCCGCGATCCCTCGTGCATCCGCAGCTGCATGCCGGGGACGACGTGCAGCCACTACTCCGATAACAGCGGTTCGA
Protein-coding sequences here:
- a CDS encoding TIGR02206 family membrane protein codes for the protein MPPRFTLFGPAHLATLALTVLVTAVLVLRCRRGHGCPTRALGAVLLTLALTDIVIEGGWGAGWLDVLPLQLCDVALLLACIALLTRRQLAYELTYFWGLAGSLLAMVTPELAAAFPHPRFLAFFALHAGVVVTAVVLTWGVGMRPGRRAVLRVLGWTNLYALFIGAVNQLLGTNYLYLCRKPSTPTLLDAFGPWPWYLLVGEVVALVLFLLLAQLARVAPVRGARGSATAPRA